From Herbiconiux flava, one genomic window encodes:
- the radA gene encoding DNA repair protein RadA — protein sequence MATKSASAYRCTECGWQTPKWVGRCGECQSWGTVVSSAENEGIGRAVRATVLDAARIARPITEISSDVAAHWATGIGEFDRVLGGGLVPGAAILLSGEPGVGKSTLLLEVAAKAAEEHLRVLYVSAEESVSQVKLRAERTHSLSPTLMLAAETDLATVLGQIDAVQPHLVVVDSVQTVSSSSLDSAAGSPTQVREVASSLIRVAKERSIPLLLVGHVTKDGSIAGPRVLEHLVDVVCQFEGDRQTALRFVRALKNRFGPTDEVGCFEMSADGIAEVPDPSGLFLSRGSDAVSGTCVTVALEGRRALPVEVQALIVKTPSPNPRRVTNGVDSSRVAMILAVLERRAHIALNDKDVYVSTVGGVKLTEPGADLAIALALASAANDRPLAHDLAAFGEISLAGEVRPVASSRTRAAEAKRLGFTTIIDDEARQLTRALSRAFGGR from the coding sequence ATGGCCACCAAGTCCGCGAGCGCGTACCGCTGCACCGAGTGCGGCTGGCAGACCCCGAAGTGGGTCGGCCGCTGCGGCGAGTGCCAGTCCTGGGGCACGGTCGTCTCATCCGCCGAGAACGAGGGCATCGGCCGCGCCGTGCGCGCGACGGTGCTCGACGCGGCCCGCATCGCCCGGCCGATCACCGAGATCTCCTCCGACGTGGCCGCCCACTGGGCCACCGGCATCGGCGAGTTCGACCGGGTGCTCGGCGGTGGCCTGGTGCCCGGTGCGGCGATCCTGCTCTCGGGCGAGCCCGGCGTCGGCAAGTCGACCCTCCTGCTCGAGGTCGCCGCGAAGGCCGCCGAAGAGCACCTGCGCGTGCTCTACGTCTCGGCCGAGGAGTCGGTCTCACAGGTGAAGCTGCGCGCCGAGCGCACGCACTCCCTCTCCCCCACGCTCATGCTCGCGGCCGAGACCGACCTCGCCACCGTGCTCGGCCAGATCGACGCGGTGCAGCCCCACCTCGTCGTCGTCGACTCCGTGCAGACCGTGTCGAGCTCGTCTCTCGACAGCGCGGCGGGCAGCCCCACCCAGGTGCGGGAGGTGGCGTCGTCGCTCATCCGGGTGGCGAAGGAGCGCTCGATCCCGCTCCTGCTCGTCGGCCACGTCACGAAAGACGGCTCGATCGCAGGTCCCCGCGTGCTCGAGCACCTCGTCGACGTCGTCTGCCAGTTCGAGGGCGACCGGCAGACCGCGCTGCGGTTCGTGCGGGCGCTGAAGAACCGCTTCGGGCCCACCGACGAGGTCGGCTGCTTCGAGATGAGCGCCGACGGCATCGCCGAGGTGCCCGACCCGAGCGGGCTGTTCCTCTCCCGGGGGTCCGATGCGGTGTCCGGCACCTGCGTCACCGTCGCGCTCGAGGGCCGGCGGGCCCTGCCGGTCGAGGTGCAGGCCCTGATCGTGAAGACGCCGTCACCCAACCCGCGCCGGGTCACGAACGGGGTCGACTCCTCGCGCGTGGCGATGATCCTGGCGGTGCTCGAGCGGCGCGCGCACATCGCTCTCAACGACAAGGACGTCTACGTCTCCACGGTGGGCGGGGTGAAGCTCACGGAGCCCGGCGCCGACCTCGCCATCGCACTGGCTCTCGCGTCGGCCGCCAACGACCGCCCGCTGGCGCACGACCTCGCGGCCTTCGGCGAGATCTCGCTCGCGGGCGAGGTGCGGCCGGTGGCCTCCAGCCGCACCCGCGCTGCCGAAGCCAAACGCCTCGGCTTCACCACGATCATCGACGACGAGGCGCGCCAGCTCACCCGCGCCCTCTCCCGCGCCTTCGGCGGCCGCTGA
- a CDS encoding potassium channel family protein, giving the protein MVDQGRHDQPRGGEDARRRRWETTTSAPLAGLSLLFLVAYSVLVLATGLPRGAVAALNLVIAGTWAVFLGDYAIRFALARRKGAFVRTSLPDLLYVVVPVLRPLILLRKLKDVPFFHRRSGSAVRTTVALHAALFVALFVYSISLAVLQAERAAPGATITTFGDAVWWACVTIATVGYGDVYPVTATGRVLAVTLMFGGVVIVGVTTATVVSYLNERILKQHHDRESSD; this is encoded by the coding sequence ATGGTCGACCAGGGGCGGCACGATCAGCCAAGGGGCGGTGAGGATGCGCGGCGGCGCCGCTGGGAGACGACCACGTCCGCGCCCCTGGCCGGCCTGTCGCTGCTGTTCCTCGTCGCGTACTCCGTGCTGGTGCTCGCGACCGGGCTGCCCCGCGGTGCGGTGGCCGCGCTGAACCTGGTGATCGCGGGCACCTGGGCCGTGTTCCTCGGCGACTACGCCATCCGCTTCGCCCTCGCCCGGCGGAAGGGCGCCTTCGTTCGCACCTCGCTGCCCGATCTGCTCTACGTGGTGGTGCCGGTGCTGCGGCCGCTCATCCTGCTTCGCAAGCTGAAGGACGTGCCGTTCTTCCACCGGCGCAGCGGCAGCGCCGTGCGCACGACGGTGGCGCTGCACGCCGCGCTGTTCGTGGCGCTGTTCGTCTACTCGATCTCGCTCGCGGTGCTGCAGGCCGAGCGCGCAGCCCCGGGGGCGACGATCACCACCTTCGGCGACGCGGTCTGGTGGGCCTGCGTGACCATCGCGACGGTCGGCTACGGCGACGTCTACCCGGTCACGGCGACGGGGCGGGTGCTCGCCGTGACCCTGATGTTCGGGGGCGTCGTGATCGTGGGGGTGACCACCGCCACCGTCGTCTCGTACCTCAATGAGCGCATCCTGAAGCAGCACCACGATCGGGAGAGCAGCGACTGA
- a CDS encoding phosphodiesterase, which produces MTYRTAEYPRPNHFLLHLSDTHLLAGGNKLYGVVDSERHLREVFDELEASGGRPEAIIFTGDLADKGEPDAYSRLRAIVEPAAARLGAEVIWVMGNHDDRASFREGLFGEVPTDRSVDRVYDVNGLRIITLDSTVPGHHHGEVSNDQLDWLAEELAFPVPHGTILAMHHPPVPSVLDLAVSVELRDQRGLAEVLEGSDVRSIIAGHLHYSTNATFAGIPVSVASATCYTQDLNVEPGGTKGRAGAQAFNLVHVYEHTVLHSVVPVGSYPTLDHITAEETRRRLDAQGIVIADAVSSRVSPEPPMTMPILLPTGA; this is translated from the coding sequence GTGACCTACAGAACGGCCGAGTACCCGAGGCCGAACCATTTCCTCCTGCACCTGAGCGACACCCATCTGCTGGCAGGGGGGAACAAGCTCTACGGAGTCGTCGACAGCGAGCGCCACCTGCGCGAGGTCTTCGACGAGCTCGAGGCGTCGGGTGGGCGGCCCGAGGCCATCATCTTCACCGGCGACCTGGCCGACAAGGGCGAGCCGGATGCCTACAGCCGGCTCCGCGCGATCGTCGAACCGGCCGCCGCGCGGCTCGGGGCCGAGGTCATCTGGGTGATGGGCAACCACGACGACCGGGCGTCCTTCCGCGAGGGCCTGTTCGGCGAGGTGCCGACCGATCGCAGCGTCGACCGCGTCTACGACGTGAACGGGCTCCGCATCATCACGCTCGACTCCACGGTTCCCGGCCACCACCACGGCGAGGTCTCGAACGACCAGCTCGACTGGCTCGCCGAGGAACTCGCCTTCCCGGTGCCGCACGGCACCATCCTCGCCATGCACCACCCGCCCGTGCCGAGCGTGCTCGACCTGGCGGTCTCGGTCGAGCTGCGCGACCAGCGCGGGCTCGCCGAGGTGCTCGAGGGCTCCGACGTGCGCTCGATCATCGCCGGCCACCTGCACTACTCCACCAACGCGACCTTCGCGGGCATCCCCGTCTCGGTCGCCTCGGCCACCTGCTACACGCAGGACCTCAACGTCGAGCCCGGTGGCACCAAGGGGCGCGCGGGCGCCCAGGCCTTCAACCTGGTGCACGTCTACGAGCACACCGTGCTGCACTCGGTGGTGCCAGTCGGCAGCTACCCGACGCTCGACCACATCACGGCCGAGGAGACGCGCCGCCGGCTCGACGCCCAGGGCATCGTGATCGCCGACGCGGTCAGCTCGCGGGTCTCGCCAGAGCCGCCGATGACGATGCCGATCCTTCTTCCGACGGGAGCGTGA
- a CDS encoding carboxylesterase/lipase family protein gives MEEALQIDVTGGRVRGAERRGLRWWRGIPFAAAPAGEWRFRAPQPVPEWTGIRDARDFGPVAMQSRDGAFVGAARTTPMAEDCLSINVLRPADDRDGLPVMMFVHGGAYSVGSSAEHPRDGETLVREGGIVYVSFNYRLGALGYLDFRRYATPERPIEANLGLRDQVAALEWVRANIRNFGGDPENVTLFGESAGGNAVTTLMATPAAHGLFARAIAQSSPPNAVYLPETTAIWAEEFVELLLESIDTDGVESASDDLAGQVLVDATADELVAAAVALTLRTPDAHPGTIALSPVIDGDVLPERPLDAFKEGRAARVPLIIGTNDREGSLFTGRLDILATTPKRIRAIFKRTKKSARKAIKAEYPGLPAKRPAADFGGDYAFWYPTVKVAERHSRFAPVHFYRFDIAPRLVRLAGFDATHGLELFAVFDRLGGWFGRTMTVLGGRRAFLRAGKRMRGHWLRFAHDGSVDPSAWPAYDESQRLTLIIDAVDRVEADPRAPRRIAWQAFVPHV, from the coding sequence GTGGAGGAAGCGCTGCAGATCGACGTCACCGGCGGCCGCGTCCGCGGTGCCGAACGGCGCGGGCTGCGCTGGTGGCGCGGCATCCCGTTCGCCGCGGCACCCGCGGGCGAGTGGCGCTTCCGGGCTCCGCAGCCCGTGCCGGAGTGGACGGGCATCCGCGACGCCCGCGATTTCGGCCCGGTGGCGATGCAATCGCGTGACGGCGCGTTCGTCGGGGCCGCCCGAACCACCCCCATGGCCGAGGACTGCCTCAGCATCAACGTGCTGCGCCCCGCCGACGACCGCGATGGCCTGCCCGTGATGATGTTCGTGCACGGGGGCGCCTACAGTGTCGGATCCTCCGCCGAGCATCCGCGCGACGGCGAGACGCTCGTGCGCGAGGGCGGCATCGTGTACGTCAGCTTCAACTACCGCCTCGGCGCGCTCGGCTACCTCGACTTCCGCCGCTACGCGACACCCGAGCGCCCGATCGAGGCGAACCTGGGGCTCCGCGACCAGGTGGCGGCGCTCGAGTGGGTGCGGGCGAACATCCGGAACTTCGGCGGCGACCCCGAGAACGTGACCCTGTTCGGCGAATCGGCCGGCGGCAACGCGGTGACGACGCTGATGGCGACCCCTGCCGCGCACGGCCTGTTCGCGCGCGCGATCGCCCAGAGCTCGCCGCCGAACGCCGTCTACCTGCCCGAGACCACCGCGATCTGGGCCGAGGAGTTCGTCGAGCTGCTCTTGGAGTCGATCGACACCGACGGGGTCGAGTCCGCGTCCGACGACCTCGCCGGGCAGGTGCTCGTCGACGCGACCGCCGATGAGCTGGTGGCCGCGGCCGTGGCCCTGACGCTGCGCACGCCCGACGCGCATCCGGGCACCATCGCCCTATCGCCGGTGATCGACGGCGACGTGCTGCCCGAGCGCCCGCTCGACGCCTTCAAGGAGGGGCGGGCCGCGCGGGTGCCGCTGATCATCGGTACGAACGACCGCGAGGGCTCGCTGTTCACGGGGCGGCTCGACATCCTCGCGACGACGCCGAAACGTATCCGGGCGATCTTCAAGCGCACCAAGAAGAGCGCGCGCAAGGCGATCAAGGCCGAGTACCCGGGGCTGCCGGCCAAGCGCCCCGCGGCCGACTTCGGGGGAGACTACGCCTTCTGGTATCCGACCGTGAAGGTCGCCGAGCGGCACTCCCGCTTCGCCCCCGTGCACTTCTACCGCTTCGACATCGCGCCCCGGCTCGTGCGCCTGGCCGGCTTCGATGCCACCCACGGCCTCGAGCTGTTCGCCGTGTTCGACCGGCTCGGCGGGTGGTTCGGGCGCACGATGACGGTGCTGGGCGGGCGCCGCGCGTTCCTTCGAGCAGGCAAGCGGATGCGCGGCCACTGGCTCCGCTTCGCCCACGACGGCTCGGTCGACCCCTCGGCCTGGCCCGCCTACGACGAGTCGCAACGGCTGACGCTGATCATCGACGCCGTCGATCGCGTCGAGGCCGACCCGCGGGCGCCGCGGCGCATCGCGTGGCAGGCGTTCGTGCCGCACGTCTGA
- a CDS encoding PrsW family glutamic-type intramembrane protease, producing MSLRSRMLVVVVAALVAALAWLISGVVTIDLLGKERLLPLWWVAGGAIPGVALVFLVRAAVADDRRLATGSLRALAFGGAVAIALAAPLNGLLIPDGSGIWWVGLTEESSKLAAALLFSIGVGRTARSGLVLGASVGAGFAVWENAGYVFGVYADAGSAAASVTLAVQRDLVGLPLHVLFAAFVACAVFRAVRRPSAPRIAAAVAVFEVVAAAHSAYDWTQLVLPDRAVLGLALTDWVAGLLVLALVTTWVVVLRGLRRARTVEVGAVADGRR from the coding sequence GTGAGTCTGAGATCCCGGATGCTCGTGGTCGTCGTCGCGGCCCTCGTCGCCGCTCTGGCGTGGCTGATCTCGGGCGTCGTGACCATCGACCTGCTCGGCAAGGAGCGGCTGCTGCCGCTCTGGTGGGTCGCCGGCGGGGCGATCCCGGGAGTCGCGCTTGTGTTCCTCGTGCGGGCCGCGGTCGCCGATGACCGGCGACTGGCCACCGGATCGCTGCGCGCCCTGGCGTTCGGCGGTGCGGTCGCGATCGCGCTGGCGGCGCCGCTGAACGGGCTGCTCATCCCCGACGGATCGGGCATCTGGTGGGTGGGCCTGACCGAGGAGTCGAGCAAGCTCGCGGCCGCGCTGCTGTTCTCGATCGGGGTCGGCCGCACGGCCCGGTCGGGGCTCGTCCTCGGAGCCTCGGTCGGGGCGGGGTTCGCCGTCTGGGAGAACGCCGGCTACGTCTTCGGCGTCTACGCCGACGCGGGGTCGGCCGCCGCCTCGGTGACGCTGGCGGTGCAGCGCGACCTGGTGGGGCTGCCGCTGCACGTGCTCTTCGCGGCTTTCGTGGCGTGCGCGGTGTTCCGGGCGGTGCGGCGTCCGTCGGCGCCGCGGATCGCCGCCGCGGTCGCGGTGTTCGAGGTGGTCGCGGCGGCGCACTCGGCCTACGACTGGACGCAGCTCGTGCTGCCCGACCGCGCCGTGCTCGGCCTCGCGCTCACGGACTGGGTGGCGGGCCTCCTCGTGCTCGCCCTCGTGACGACCTGGGTCGTCGTGCTCCGCGGGCTGCGCCGCGCGCGGACGGTCGAGGTCGGTGCTGTCGCTGATGGCCGTCGGTAG
- a CDS encoding MFS transporter produces MNRRSRISEPWRSDFRRFWSAEATSLTGEQIREFAVPLLAITVLGASAADLGVIGLVQWLPFLLLALPLGVIADRSRRRRLIILSQWSRAVLMLTVVVAAVLGGLTLPLLIALVAALGGFAVLYEVCYQSVVPSLVPQPALQGANARLQATASAAEIGGPGIAGVLAQAFGAPAALVATTIGYVVSGSAVASIRTPEPSPETLSDSESRRGRRPGAEFVGELRDGIRHVVHDRYLLANVGFSALYNPFAQWIVVLFTLHCIRVLGLDAGQIGLVFSLGAAGALAAAAMTPTLTRRFRAGRVLLCCAAVECGVLMVIPLVDASWGTPAIIAVLAGVWALNGAGTGVSSVLLVTIRQLRTPSWLLGRVNASMRTVTYGSISIGALAGGLAGEWLGTRAGIALGAGLCLVTVAWVALSPLARIRSVDELAVV; encoded by the coding sequence ATGAATAGGCGATCACGCATTAGCGAGCCGTGGCGCTCCGATTTCCGGCGATTCTGGTCGGCGGAGGCGACGTCGCTCACGGGGGAGCAGATCCGTGAGTTCGCGGTGCCTCTCCTGGCCATCACGGTGCTCGGGGCATCCGCCGCTGATCTGGGCGTGATCGGCCTCGTGCAATGGCTGCCCTTTCTGCTGCTCGCGTTGCCGCTCGGCGTGATCGCCGACCGGAGCCGACGCCGACGCCTGATCATCCTCAGCCAGTGGTCGCGCGCGGTTCTGATGCTGACGGTCGTCGTCGCCGCGGTGCTCGGCGGGCTCACCCTCCCGCTGTTGATCGCCCTGGTGGCCGCGCTCGGAGGCTTCGCGGTGCTCTACGAGGTCTGCTACCAATCGGTGGTGCCGTCGCTGGTGCCGCAGCCGGCGCTCCAGGGTGCGAACGCGCGGTTGCAGGCCACCGCCTCGGCCGCCGAGATCGGCGGGCCGGGCATCGCCGGCGTGCTCGCTCAGGCGTTCGGCGCGCCGGCCGCCCTGGTGGCGACCACGATCGGGTACGTCGTGTCGGGGAGCGCGGTGGCGAGCATCCGCACCCCGGAGCCTTCGCCTGAGACCCTCTCGGACTCGGAGTCGCGCCGAGGACGACGGCCCGGTGCAGAATTCGTCGGCGAGCTGCGCGACGGCATCCGGCACGTCGTGCACGACCGCTACCTGCTCGCGAACGTCGGCTTCTCGGCGCTCTACAACCCGTTCGCGCAGTGGATCGTGGTGCTCTTCACGCTGCACTGCATCCGCGTGCTCGGGCTGGACGCGGGCCAGATCGGGCTCGTCTTCTCGCTGGGCGCGGCGGGGGCGCTCGCCGCGGCGGCGATGACGCCGACCCTGACGCGGCGGTTCCGGGCCGGGCGGGTGCTGCTGTGCTGCGCGGCCGTCGAGTGCGGTGTGCTCATGGTGATCCCGCTGGTCGACGCGAGCTGGGGCACTCCGGCGATCATCGCGGTTCTCGCCGGAGTCTGGGCGCTGAACGGGGCGGGCACCGGTGTCTCGAGCGTGCTGCTGGTGACCATCCGGCAGCTGCGCACCCCGTCGTGGCTGCTCGGGCGCGTTAACGCCTCGATGCGCACCGTGACCTACGGCTCCATCTCGATCGGGGCGCTGGCGGGCGGGCTCGCCGGGGAGTGGCTCGGCACACGCGCCGGGATCGCGTTGGGGGCGGGGCTATGTCTGGTGACGGTGGCGTGGGTGGCGCTGTCGCCGCTCGCCCGCATCCGAAGCGTCGACGAGCTGGCGGTGGTGTAG
- a CDS encoding stealth family protein, with protein sequence MLRRASKHPIALDRDDLVLRKGQLTLLNGHSTPRESMIDDLFFVADALDAAHIPFLLVRGNDERPVLAVMWGDRKRAKAALIERMSSEPFYSKAPGAPAVLVADGRLSRDPKARVLRLYRPRIEPIGRLRYGASSAVQLEFWKREGDVVEAPVENSLTRRTIPIDEMVETTVEIYGRTWTTIEGMFNELASDVDFDIDMVFSWVDGTAIEFQRARARRMANYVVGEGDDSEARYRQIDELKYALRSVYMFAPWVRNIYIATDSPKPDWLGDDPRVTIMPSEAFFKDLSNLPTHNSHAVEAQLHHIPGISEHFLYSNDDMFFGRPVSPDLFFSPGGITKFVEADTRIGLGANALHRSGFENAARVNRELLQQRFGRITTRHLEHCAAPLRKSVLFEMEEEFSDAFARTAASPFRSATDISVTNSFYHYYALLTGRAVVQTDARVRYIETTLFSALKEMDTLLKKRSMDMFCLNDGSNPEIDVETRTSAVISFLERYFPFPAPWEKAASEPVTLPSEEGSASSSAALARPAS encoded by the coding sequence GTGCTGCGCCGTGCCAGCAAGCACCCCATCGCGCTCGACCGCGACGACCTCGTGCTCCGCAAAGGTCAGCTGACCCTCCTCAACGGCCATTCGACGCCGCGGGAGTCGATGATCGACGACCTGTTCTTCGTCGCCGACGCCCTCGATGCGGCGCACATCCCGTTCCTGCTCGTCCGCGGCAACGACGAGCGCCCGGTGCTCGCGGTGATGTGGGGCGACCGCAAGCGCGCCAAGGCGGCCCTGATCGAGCGGATGAGCAGCGAGCCCTTCTACTCCAAGGCCCCCGGCGCCCCGGCGGTGCTCGTCGCCGACGGCCGGCTCTCGCGCGACCCCAAGGCCCGCGTGCTCCGTCTCTACCGGCCCCGCATCGAGCCCATCGGCCGCCTGCGCTACGGGGCGTCATCCGCTGTGCAGCTGGAGTTCTGGAAGCGCGAGGGCGACGTCGTCGAGGCGCCGGTCGAGAACTCGCTGACCCGCCGCACCATCCCGATCGACGAGATGGTCGAGACGACGGTCGAGATCTACGGCCGCACCTGGACGACGATCGAGGGCATGTTCAACGAGCTCGCCAGCGACGTCGACTTCGACATCGACATGGTCTTCTCCTGGGTCGACGGCACGGCCATCGAGTTCCAGCGCGCCCGCGCCCGCCGCATGGCGAACTACGTGGTGGGCGAGGGCGACGACTCCGAGGCCCGCTACCGGCAGATCGACGAGCTGAAGTACGCCCTCCGCAGCGTTTACATGTTCGCGCCGTGGGTGCGCAACATCTACATCGCGACCGACTCGCCGAAGCCCGACTGGCTGGGCGACGACCCGCGCGTCACGATCATGCCGAGCGAGGCTTTCTTCAAAGACCTGTCGAACCTGCCGACCCACAACTCGCACGCGGTCGAGGCGCAGCTGCACCACATCCCGGGGATCAGCGAGCACTTCCTCTACTCCAACGACGACATGTTCTTCGGCCGTCCGGTCAGCCCCGACCTGTTCTTCTCGCCCGGTGGCATCACCAAGTTCGTCGAGGCCGACACCCGCATCGGGCTCGGCGCGAACGCCCTGCACCGCAGCGGCTTCGAGAACGCCGCCCGGGTAAATCGCGAGCTGCTGCAGCAGCGCTTCGGCCGCATCACCACGCGCCACCTCGAGCACTGCGCCGCGCCGCTGCGCAAGAGCGTGCTGTTCGAGATGGAGGAGGAGTTCTCCGACGCCTTCGCCCGCACCGCGGCGAGCCCGTTCCGCTCGGCCACCGACATCTCGGTGACCAACTCGTTCTACCACTACTACGCGCTGCTCACCGGCCGCGCGGTCGTGCAGACGGATGCGCGGGTGCGCTACATCGAGACGACCCTGTTCTCGGCGCTGAAGGAGATGGACACGCTGCTGAAGAAGCGGTCGATGGACATGTTCTGCCTGAACGACGGCTCGAACCCCGAGATCGACGTCGAGACGCGCACGAGCGCGGTCATCTCGTTCCTCGAGCGCTACTTCCCGTTCCCCGCCCCGTGGGAGAAGGCGGCGAGCGAGCCGGTCACGCTCCCGTCGGAAGAAGGATCGGCATCGTCATCGGCGGCTCTGGCGAGACCCGCGAGCTGA
- a CDS encoding dihydrofolate reductase family protein, translating into MRELTYYVAVSLDGFIAGPEGQFDAFPVEGDHMEAITERFPDTVPTDIAAASGIDQSGGRFDTVLMGWNTYAVGLAFGVTSPYRHLEQIVFTRAHVDEAQGVDGHPLITDADPVDIVRELKQREGRGIWLCGGGRLATELAGEIDRLVLKRNPVLLGAGIPLFEPGAYDPRQFDVEETTAFRSGVVLGEYVRRAAV; encoded by the coding sequence ATGCGAGAACTCACCTACTACGTCGCCGTCAGCCTCGACGGCTTCATCGCCGGGCCCGAGGGGCAGTTCGACGCCTTCCCGGTCGAGGGTGACCACATGGAGGCGATCACCGAGCGCTTCCCCGACACGGTGCCGACCGACATCGCCGCGGCGTCGGGCATCGATCAGTCGGGCGGGCGCTTCGACACGGTGCTGATGGGCTGGAACACCTACGCCGTCGGGCTGGCGTTCGGGGTCACGAGCCCGTACCGTCACCTCGAGCAGATCGTGTTCACCCGGGCGCACGTCGACGAGGCGCAGGGCGTGGACGGGCATCCGCTCATCACCGACGCCGACCCCGTCGACATCGTGCGCGAACTCAAGCAGCGCGAGGGCCGTGGCATCTGGCTCTGCGGCGGCGGGCGGCTCGCGACCGAGCTCGCGGGTGAGATCGACCGGCTGGTGCTGAAGCGCAACCCGGTGCTGCTCGGCGCGGGCATCCCGCTGTTCGAACCGGGCGCCTATGACCCGCGCCAGTTCGACGTGGAGGAGACGACCGCGTTCCGCTCGGGGGTCGTGCTCGGCGAGTACGTGCGCCGCGCGGCCGTCTGA
- a CDS encoding MarR family winged helix-turn-helix transcriptional regulator, whose product MGERSRGLTATELEAYFAFTEVSSLLRHSVEKQLRDAGDLSYVQFQLLARLGDAPDGRLRMTDLADGVVYSRSGLTYQAQLLEQRGLVTRGPSPEDERSTVVTVTEAGRDALDTVFPGHVAALRELLFSALTDADVEELARILGRAAGQLRANPPRSAAPRRRKGQ is encoded by the coding sequence ATGGGCGAACGATCACGCGGGCTGACCGCGACCGAACTCGAGGCGTACTTCGCCTTCACCGAGGTGAGCAGCCTGCTGCGCCACTCCGTCGAGAAGCAGCTGCGTGACGCCGGCGACCTCAGCTACGTGCAGTTCCAGCTGCTCGCCCGCCTCGGCGACGCCCCCGACGGGCGACTCAGGATGACCGACCTGGCCGATGGCGTCGTCTACAGCCGGAGCGGCCTGACCTACCAGGCGCAGCTGCTCGAGCAGCGCGGACTCGTCACGCGCGGGCCCTCACCCGAGGACGAGCGGAGCACCGTCGTGACCGTCACCGAGGCCGGACGGGACGCGCTCGACACGGTGTTCCCGGGGCACGTCGCGGCGCTGCGGGAGCTGCTGTTCTCAGCGCTGACGGATGCGGACGTCGAGGAGCTGGCGCGCATCCTGGGCCGGGCCGCCGGTCAGCTGCGGGCGAATCCGCCCCGCTCGGCGGCGCCGCGGCGGCGGAAGGGTCAGTAG
- a CDS encoding CGNR zinc finger domain-containing protein, giving the protein MGESPPSRRRPYSAIAGHPALDLINTVSWRLSDDRRIDHLDDYDDVLAWAGQFGFADETARQTLIALADADPAGADREFRKVRDLREQLYHAALPADGGPDAQAAAAVAAQYTEAIASARLEPPSGWQFDVDLALPRRRLALAAVDVLTGTPSDAVRQCADEECGWVFIDGSPRHNRRWCVAADCGNRNRVRRHTERVRAAAAATAAATGPGQRDPRT; this is encoded by the coding sequence ATGGGCGAATCTCCTCCCTCACGCCGGCGGCCCTACTCGGCCATCGCCGGGCATCCCGCTCTCGACCTGATCAACACGGTCAGCTGGCGGCTGAGTGACGATCGACGGATCGACCACCTCGACGACTACGACGACGTGCTGGCCTGGGCGGGGCAGTTCGGCTTCGCCGACGAGACCGCCCGACAGACCCTGATCGCGCTGGCAGACGCCGACCCGGCGGGCGCCGATCGAGAGTTCCGGAAAGTGCGGGATCTCCGCGAGCAGCTCTACCACGCGGCACTGCCGGCAGACGGCGGTCCCGACGCGCAAGCCGCCGCCGCCGTCGCCGCGCAGTACACGGAGGCGATCGCCTCGGCCCGCCTCGAACCTCCGAGCGGCTGGCAGTTCGACGTCGACCTCGCTCTCCCCCGCCGCCGCCTGGCCCTCGCCGCCGTCGACGTCCTGACCGGCACCCCCTCGGACGCCGTCCGCCAGTGTGCCGACGAGGAGTGCGGCTGGGTCTTCATCGACGGCTCCCCCCGGCACAACCGCCGGTGGTGCGTCGCCGCCGACTGCGGCAACCGCAACCGCGTCCGGCGCCACACCGAAAGAGTCCGAGCCGCCGCCGCGGCAACCGCTGCCGCCACCGGCCCGGGGCAGCGCGACCCCCGGACATGA